The following proteins come from a genomic window of Methanofastidiosum sp.:
- a CDS encoding tetratricopeptide repeat protein, translating into EKDEAWYNKGCALAELGKYDEALEC; encoded by the coding sequence AGAAAAGGACGAAGCATGGTACAACAAAGGATGCGCACTAGCTGAGCTTGGAAAGTATGATGAGGCGCTAGAATGTTAG